One region of Anaeromyxobacter paludicola genomic DNA includes:
- a CDS encoding MarR family winged helix-turn-helix transcriptional regulator has product MSHRPALELLEEHLGQMAVLVPGYPHELALLARVAALVERRMVEAGAAVLKPHGLTYPMYQALAMGLASGAGGLAPGDIAGATGERPTNVTHLCDELVARGWMTRRRDAGDRRRVQLNLTAAGKRLLAELQPRMWAVWRRRFDGMSAGDRRKLLDLLRRQHAQLEEP; this is encoded by the coding sequence GTGAGCCACCGCCCCGCGCTGGAGCTCCTCGAGGAGCACCTCGGCCAGATGGCCGTCCTCGTCCCCGGCTACCCCCACGAGCTGGCCCTGCTCGCCCGGGTCGCGGCGCTGGTGGAGCGCCGCATGGTCGAGGCCGGCGCCGCGGTGCTGAAGCCGCACGGCCTGACCTACCCCATGTACCAGGCCCTGGCCATGGGGCTCGCGAGCGGCGCCGGCGGGCTCGCGCCGGGCGACATCGCCGGCGCGACCGGCGAGCGCCCCACCAACGTGACCCACCTCTGCGACGAGCTGGTGGCTCGCGGATGGATGACGCGGCGCCGCGACGCGGGCGACCGCCGCCGCGTCCAGCTCAACCTGACCGCCGCCGGCAAGCGCCTCCTCGCCGAGCTCCAGCCGCGGATGTGGGCCGTCTGGCGGCGCCGCTTCGACGGGATGAGCGCCGGCGATCGGCGCAAGCTCCTCGACCTCCTCCGCCGGCAGCACGCCCAGCTCGAGGAGCCCTGA